From a single Pseudophryne corroboree isolate aPseCor3 chromosome 6, aPseCor3.hap2, whole genome shotgun sequence genomic region:
- the LOC134935585 gene encoding Y-box-binding protein 1-like, whose product MQQHEKCRGETNWSIDERQPRDVYLHAVDQNQTEVVTTPATEPVVSARKVKGKVIWFNVWFGYGFINCPNTKKDVFVHYTDIKKNNPRNYFRSLERGETVEFDVVNGEKGPQAANVTGPGGAPVQGSRYASNRKHYCHRGAPCDYQQSCQYSEGGEESKEGENVAESAYQPQPDGTCCYPLYEQMAEERVDTVQQSLQDIIRPQLPPDPACLGEARVKDISSSAACLDQADSGVADRGEVTEKVIYMAAAEALEVSSKPIAPNSVRSMSEPHIPAKPSNKTKEAVTWLFPEWHCEDCEYTTIRGEEFVSILQQSSRRSGKRPKGISSH is encoded by the coding sequence ATGCAGCAACATGAAAAGTGCAGAGGAGAGACAAACTGGAGCATCGATGAAAGACAGCCCAGAGATGTGTACCTTCATGCTGTAGACCAGAATCAAACTGAAGTGGTCACAACACCAGCTACAGAGCCTGTAGTCAGTGCAAGAAAAGTTAAGGGGAAAGTCATTTGGTTTAACGTGTGGTTTGGCTATGGCTTTATAAATTGTCCTAACACCAAGAAAGATGTGTTTGTACATTATACGGACATAAAGAAGAACAACCCCCGGAATTATTTCCGAAGTCTGGAGAGAGGAGAAACGGTTGAGTTTGATGTTGTAAATGGAGAAAAAGGTCCGCAGGCAGCTAATGTAACTGGTCCTGGTGGTGCTCCAGTGCAAGGCAGTAGATATGCATCAAATCGCAAGCATTATTGTCACAGAGGTGCTCCATGTGATTATCAGCAAAGCTGCCAATACAGTGAAGGTGGAGAGGAGAGCAAAGAAGGGGAAAATGTGGCAGAAAGTGCATATCAACCACAGCCTGATGGGACATGTTGCTACCCACTGTATGAGCAAATGGCGGAGGAGAGAGTTGACACTGTGCAGCAAAGCTTGCAAGACATAATCCGACCACAGCTGCCTCCAGATCCAGCATGTTTAGGTGAGGCCAGAGTCAAGGACATCAGTTCCAGTGCGGCCTGCCTTGATCAGGCAGATTCAGGTGTAGCCGACCGGGGAGAAGTCACAGAGAAAGTGATCTACATGGCTGCAGCAGAAGCCTTGGAAGTTTCCTCTAAACCCATTGCACCAAATTCCGTTAGGTCAATGTCTGAACCTCATATTCCTGCAAAACCCTCTAATAAAACAAAAGAGGCTGTAACATGGCTTTTCCCAGAGTGGCATTGCGAAGACTGTGAATACACCACAATAAGAGGTGAAGAGTTTGTCTCAATTTTGCAACAGTCATCAAGAAGATCAGGAAAGAGGCCCAAAGGGATTTCTTCCCATTAG